The following proteins are encoded in a genomic region of Cervus elaphus chromosome 15, mCerEla1.1, whole genome shotgun sequence:
- the LOC122709224 gene encoding glutamine synthetase-like produces MATSASSHLNKGIKQVYMALPQGEKVQAMYIWIDGTGEGLRCKTRTLDSEPKCVEELPEWNFDGSSTFQSEGSNSDMYLVPAAMFRDPFRKDPNKLVFCEVFKYNRKPAETNLRHTCKRIMDMVSNQRPWFGMEQEYTLMGTDGHPFGWPSNGFPGPQGPYYCGVGADKAYGRDIVEAHYRACLYTGIKIGGTNAEVMPAQWEFQIGPCEGIDMGDHLWVARFILHRVCEDFGVIATFDPKPIPGNWNGAGCHTNFSTKAMREENGLKYIEEAIEKLSKRHQYHIRAYDPKGGLDNARRLTGFHETSNINDFSAGVANRGASIRIPRTVGQEKKGYFEDRRPSANCDPFAVTEALIRTCLLNETGDEPFQYKN; encoded by the coding sequence ATGGCCACCTCGGCGAGCTCCCACTTGAACAAAGGTATCAAGCAGGTGTACATGGCCCTACCTCAGGGCGAGAAAGTCCAAGCTATGTACATCTGGATCGACGGTACTGGAGAAGGACTGCGCTGCAAGACCCGAACCTTGGATTCTGAACCCAAGTGTGTAGAAGAGTTGCCCGAGTGGAATTTTGATGGCTCTAGCACTTTTCAGTCTGAAGGGTCCAACAGTGACATGTATCTTGTCCCTGCTGCCATGTTTCGGGACCCTTTCCGCAAGGACCCCAACAAGCTGGTGTTCTGTGAAGTCTTCAAGTACAACCGAAAGCCTGCAGAGACCAATTTAAGGCACACCTGTAAACGGATAATGGACATGGTGAGCAACCAGCGCCCCTGGTTTGGAATGGAGCAGGAATATACCCTCATGGGCACTGATGGGCACCCCTTTGGTTGGCCTTCCAACGGCTTTCCTGGGCCCCAAGGTCCCTACTACTGTGGTGTGGGAGCAGATAAGGCCTACGGCAGGGATATTGTGGAGGCTCACTACCGGGCCTGCTTGTACACCGGCATCAAGATCGGGGGCACGAACGCCGAGGTCATGCCTGCACAGTGGGAATTCCAGATAGGACCCTGTGAAGGAATTGACATGGGTGATCATCTCTGGGTGGCCCGTTTCATCTTGCATCGCGTGTGTGAAGACTTCGGAGTGATCGCCACCTTTGATCCTAAGCCCATTCCTGGGAACTGGAATGGTGCTGGCTGCCACACCAACTTTAGCACCAAGGCCATGCGAGAGGAGAATGGTCTGAAGTACATTGAGGAGGCCATTGAGAAACTAAGCAAGCGGCACCAGTACCACATCCGAGCCTACGATCCCAAGGGGGGCCTGGACAATGCCCGGCGCCTAACTGGATTCCACGAAACCTCCAACATCAACGACTTCTCTGCTGGCGTGGCCAACCGTGGTGCTAGCATCCGCATCCCCCGGACTGTTGGCCAGGAGAAGAAGGGCTACTTTGAAGATCGTCGCCCATCTGCCAACTGTGACCCCTTCGCCGTGACAGAAGCCCTCATCCGCACATGTCTTCTGAATGAAACTGGCGACGAGCCCTTCCAGTACAAGAACTAA